GCGGTCGCCGCGTGCGATCCCCTTCAGCGTCGCTACCAGCCGCGCGACGGCGCCGCATTCCAACATAACTCCCATTTGAAACAGCGACGCCGCGACCATAAGCGTAATGGGCAGGGATTCGACCACCCCAGCCGCGCTCGCGACGAGGCAGACGCGCGGCGAGGTCTTGAAGTATAAAATGGCGACGGCCACCGTGAAGAACCAACCGATGATGCCGGCGGTATCCGCGGCCTTTTTCAGGAACGTGATGAGGACGAAGATAACTATTACAGGCGACAGCGCAAGAAGGACGGCGAGCCACGTCATTGACGCAAGACCTCCGGAAAGATAAAAATTAAAGCGAAATTAACACGCCCGCGCTGGATAGGCAAGGTAAATAATATTGCTGGGTATGTTGCCAAGTTGGCGGGATATTAAAGCTGTTACCGACCTTTACGAAAAAAGCCGCCCGAGGAAGGCGGCGTTTAACGGGAGCGGTTTTACGTCAGTCGAATTCGTATTTGACGAAAATATTTCGAAAAATTTGGCCGGCGAGGCGCGGGTTTTCCTTTAAGCGGCGGGTGGAGTAGGGGTACCACGCCGTCCCGAACGGGACGTAGATGCGGAGCTTGTGGCCCGCCGCTACGATTATATCGCGGAGTTTGGCGTCTACGCCCAGGAGCATCTGGAACTCGTATTGGTCGCGCTTGAGGCCGAACTCGTGGACGGCGCGTAGGCCTTCCCAGACCATCTTCTCGTCGTGGGTCGCGATGCCGACGTAGCACCCGCCGCCGAGGAGGACGTCGAGCAGGAGGCCGTAGTTGGCGTTTACGACGGCCTTGTCTTTATAGGCCGGCTCCCGCGGTTCGTTGTATATACCCTTGCACAGGCGCAGATTGGCCTTGGCCGCGGCGAGCCCCGCGCAGTCGGCCAGGCTGCGGCGGAGGTACGATTGTATAACGGTGCCGACCTCGTCGTACTTCTCGCGAAGCGCGTAATATATATCGAGGGTATCCTGGGTGCAGGTGGAGTCTTCCATGTCGATGCGGACGAAGTTGCCGTAGCGCTCGGCCTCGTCGCAGACGGCGGCGATATTTTGTTGGCAGAACCCCTTGTCTATCTTCAGGCCGAACATGGTAGGTTTGAGCGAGACGTTGGCGTCGAGCTTTTCGGCGTCTATGGCCGCGAGGACGTTTTTGTAATCTTGGACCGCGGCGAGCGCTTCCTCGCGGCTGTCGACCTCTTCGCCCAGGACGTCTATGGTGGCGCGGATGCCGCGTTTATTCAGGGCGCCGGTTACGCGGACGGCGTCTTCCAGCTTGTCGCCGGCGATGTAGCGGCCGGCGAAATGCCGCACCAGCGGCTTTGGAACGAGCGGCAGCGTCGCGACGATGGCTTTGTTGAACAAGCTCATCCTGTGCTCCTCCTGCGACGGTAGAATGAACGAAGGCCGGCGCCCGGCGGCGCCGAATTACGAAAGCCCGGTTCGGCGCGAGCGCCGCCGGGCTTCCGTTATTATTTTTTGTTAGGTCGTCTCAAGTTAACGGGTCACGAACAGGCGCCTACTGAGCGTTTCCGCGTTCGTCCGGAGCCGATAGACGTGGACCCCCGGCGCCAGCGGCCGGCCCGCCTCGTCGGCGACGTTCCAGCGGACTTCCGTCGGACCGGCGTCGGCCTCGGCCCGGAACGACGTTACGTTAACGGGCAGCTCCGTGAAGCCGAGCTTTAAGAGTTTTAGGAGTACCGGGTATTGTTCGGCGCAGGTGATGGGGATCTGGTAGGCCGGCGGTTGTTGGGAGGTATCGATCTCGAACGTGAAACCCCAATCCCCTTCGTGACCGGTACCGGCGTATTCCCAATCTAAGGCGTTGCCGGAGGCCAAGTAGTGAAGGACTTCCCAGTCGTTGCCGTGCCGCCACCCGGGCAGGGTTGCGAGCAGATGCGTCGCGAGGTTCTTGTAATACGTGTAATCGGGCTCCGGCGGGTGGCCTTGGGTATAAGCCCACGGGTAGAGCATCACCCGGCCGGAGGAGTGGTAGTTTAACGTAAACGCGAATTGGTGGTTAACGTCGTTTATGAGGTCCCGGATGGCTATCGTCTCGGGCTCCGAGAAGGCGTACGGGCCGAGATAATTGCTCCTGCTGGGATTGCCGCTCGAGCCCGGGCCGCCCCACGGGTAGTCGTAGTTGCGGTTGAGGTCGACGCCGTAAATCCCGCCGCCATTATCGCGGCGGTTCTTACGCCACCTGTTGGAAACCGTGAAGACGTGGTTATGGCCGTCCGGGTTGAGCATCGGGATTATCCAGGTCTCGACGTTATCGACGAGCATCTTCACGTCGGGGTCGGTCGGGTATTTCTCGCACAAGTTCTTGGCGAGGTGGAGCGGTACCTCGA
The window above is part of the bacterium genome. Proteins encoded here:
- a CDS encoding proline dehydrogenase family protein, translating into MSLFNKAIVATLPLVPKPLVRHFAGRYIAGDKLEDAVRVTGALNKRGIRATIDVLGEEVDSREEALAAVQDYKNVLAAIDAEKLDANVSLKPTMFGLKIDKGFCQQNIAAVCDEAERYGNFVRIDMEDSTCTQDTLDIYYALREKYDEVGTVIQSYLRRSLADCAGLAAAKANLRLCKGIYNEPREPAYKDKAVVNANYGLLLDVLLGGGCYVGIATHDEKMVWEGLRAVHEFGLKRDQYEFQMLLGVDAKLRDIIVAAGHKLRIYVPFGTAWYPYSTRRLKENPRLAGQIFRNIFVKYEFD
- a CDS encoding M14 family metallopeptidase, whose amino-acid sequence is MSYDVLDEIDTSDAPPSEYAELVPILQGPAATYPNICALYDVGDTWEKREIWALKISDNVATHEAAEKDTLIDGNHHANEIMTVEVPLHLAKNLCEKYPTDPDVKMLVDNVETWIIPMLNPDGHNHVFTVSNRWRKNRRDNGGGIYGVDLNRNYDYPWGGPGSSGNPSRSNYLGPYAFSEPETIAIRDLINDVNHQFAFTLNYHSSGRVMLYPWAYTQGHPPEPDYTYYKNLATHLLATLPGWRHGNDWEVLHYLASGNALDWEYAGTGHEGDWGFTFEIDTSQQPPAYQIPITCAEQYPVLLKLLKLGFTELPVNVTSFRAEADAGPTEVRWNVADEAGRPLAPGVHVYRLRTNAETLSRRLFVTR